A single Streptomyces mirabilis DNA region contains:
- a CDS encoding winged helix-turn-helix domain-containing protein, with protein MSGERGEGGGTEFQRILETLRTRIADGTYAIESHLPAQRELAEELGVSRDTVQRVLRELNNEGWIKSRQGSGSRVVKSPTHLENPKQEAPRVRATLGTFIARAFAQPTVRLDVFTLTSESLDAHIRLQSERIRLRELSPERIELRMLLPDASLELPYPRAKTRASEEEREPGQLAWLNEQLQERLRAIARRHTISLRSALRDLKTEGLVPFVRMEVRHVPLAPAFKLYLRPEAEALFGPYEVIERSILLEDETEVDALDVLGLGSTLTRHVNDEGDPDSSGSVFMESMQGWFDSCWEFLAVED; from the coding sequence GTGAGCGGAGAACGCGGCGAGGGAGGCGGCACGGAGTTCCAGCGCATCCTGGAGACGTTGCGAACCCGTATCGCCGACGGCACGTACGCGATCGAGTCCCACCTGCCCGCGCAGCGTGAGCTCGCCGAGGAGCTCGGGGTCTCCCGCGACACCGTGCAGCGTGTACTGCGGGAGCTGAACAACGAAGGCTGGATCAAGTCCCGTCAGGGCAGCGGATCGCGGGTGGTGAAGAGTCCAACCCATCTGGAGAACCCGAAGCAGGAAGCGCCCCGGGTGCGCGCGACTCTGGGTACCTTCATCGCACGGGCCTTCGCCCAGCCGACCGTACGGCTGGACGTGTTCACCCTCACGTCAGAGTCCCTGGACGCCCACATCCGACTGCAGTCGGAGCGCATCCGCCTCAGGGAGCTCAGCCCTGAGCGCATCGAGCTGCGGATGCTGCTGCCCGATGCATCACTCGAACTGCCGTATCCCCGAGCGAAGACCCGCGCGAGTGAGGAAGAGAGGGAGCCAGGGCAACTGGCCTGGTTGAACGAGCAGCTGCAAGAGCGACTGCGCGCCATTGCCCGACGGCACACCATCTCGTTGCGCTCGGCGCTGCGGGACCTCAAGACGGAGGGGCTGGTGCCCTTCGTGCGCATGGAGGTCCGCCATGTGCCGCTGGCTCCGGCGTTCAAGCTGTACTTGCGCCCCGAGGCGGAGGCACTGTTCGGGCCGTACGAGGTGATCGAGCGCTCGATCCTCTTGGAGGACGAGACCGAGGTCGATGCCCTTGACGTGCTCGGTCTGGGATCGACCCTGACCCGTCACGTCAACGACGAGGGCGATCCGGACTCCTCCGGGTCTGTGTTCATGGAGAGCATGCAGGGCTGGTTCGACTCCTGCTGGGAATTCCTCGCGGTGGAGGACTGA